The following coding sequences are from one Paenibacillus tundrae window:
- a CDS encoding extracellular solute-binding protein codes for MKKIIKILAPLVVTALLGGLLSACSSSSSSTEGANTSSTDPVTLKVMLFGDKPVDMDKVLTEFGNRSKDTLNTTLDLEFNPASDHKQKTKLKLAAGEAVDLMFDAPWMNLNQNISQGFYQELDKYFNNDEYPGLKKAFSQEFLDANKVNGHLYAIPITNMYYDSEVIYIRKDLREKYGLAPIQSYDDLKAYLDKVKENEPEMIPFALMGDRGFFKMFGNEEPQTQVRSEPYAIAGTGTTFNMILSEDGKKVLGASTLGDPEEEFAKYPAPFNSSDYFYGNNDTKVEWNKYVQKDVLNEKDPGALFASGKSAANEGTINGFASMRDKLKTAVPEAELEFFVYNSKIRNMEKGSIGTEYKAWNYLVIPATSKNADRTMKFLDWLFGDQENHDLFELGIEGTHWTKSGDTEYKSTEQTKNYAFPGYELTWNPTMSRISGDNSEDAMKLITYQTQDDTYYKLPLAGFVFNTESVKTEIAKLQPKAATLDPILKSGLDSNWRQSAAGLNEELRNLGLEKVREELVKQAQVFLDQNES; via the coding sequence ATGAAAAAAATAATTAAAATTCTCGCACCCCTTGTTGTTACCGCTCTCTTGGGCGGATTGCTAAGCGCATGCTCGTCTTCATCCAGCAGTACAGAAGGCGCGAACACTTCATCGACTGATCCCGTTACACTGAAGGTCATGCTTTTCGGCGACAAGCCGGTAGACATGGATAAGGTACTTACCGAATTCGGCAATCGTAGTAAGGATACGTTGAACACTACGCTCGATCTCGAATTTAACCCGGCATCAGACCATAAACAGAAAACCAAGCTGAAGCTGGCTGCAGGTGAAGCGGTAGACCTGATGTTTGACGCGCCATGGATGAACCTGAACCAGAATATTTCCCAAGGCTTCTATCAAGAGTTGGATAAATATTTCAATAATGATGAATATCCTGGCTTAAAAAAAGCATTTTCGCAAGAGTTTCTTGATGCAAACAAAGTCAATGGACATCTCTATGCGATTCCGATTACAAACATGTACTATGACTCCGAGGTTATATATATTCGCAAGGATCTGAGAGAAAAATACGGTTTGGCTCCGATCCAGTCTTATGACGATCTTAAGGCGTATCTCGACAAAGTAAAGGAAAACGAGCCTGAAATGATTCCGTTTGCCTTAATGGGAGATCGCGGATTCTTTAAAATGTTTGGCAATGAGGAGCCTCAGACCCAGGTTCGTTCCGAACCTTACGCGATTGCAGGAACCGGCACCACATTTAATATGATTTTGTCCGAGGATGGCAAAAAGGTTCTGGGAGCCTCGACGCTTGGCGATCCGGAAGAGGAATTTGCCAAGTATCCGGCCCCATTTAACAGCTCCGATTACTTTTACGGTAATAACGATACGAAGGTAGAATGGAATAAGTATGTACAGAAGGACGTTTTAAACGAAAAAGATCCCGGTGCATTGTTCGCCAGTGGCAAATCAGCTGCAAACGAAGGTACTATTAATGGCTTTGCAAGCATGCGAGACAAACTGAAAACAGCAGTACCAGAAGCAGAGTTGGAGTTCTTTGTATATAACTCCAAAATTCGCAATATGGAAAAAGGTTCTATTGGAACGGAATATAAAGCGTGGAACTATCTCGTAATTCCGGCGACATCCAAAAACGCAGATCGTACTATGAAATTCCTGGACTGGCTGTTCGGGGATCAGGAGAACCACGATCTGTTCGAACTAGGTATCGAGGGCACGCATTGGACAAAATCCGGCGATACGGAGTATAAATCGACAGAACAGACGAAAAATTATGCATTCCCTGGATATGAACTGACCTGGAATCCAACGATGTCTCGCATAAGTGGCGATAACTCTGAGGATGCCATGAAACTCATAACCTATCAAACGCAGGACGACACGTATTACAAGCTTCCGCTAGCCGGGTTTGTATTTAATACCGAGTCTGTCAAAACAGAAATCGCGAAGCTTCAGCCGAAAGCGGCCACGCTTGATCCAATTCTGAAAAGCGGACTCGATTCCAACTGGCGCCAAAGCGCCGCAGGCTTGAACGAAGAGCTACGCAATCTCGGTCTTGAGAAGGTTCGCGAGGAACTGGTGAAGCAGGCTCAGGTGTTCCTGGATCAGAACGAAAGCTAA
- a CDS encoding ABC transporter substrate-binding protein, translated as MDYTTKHRRSYLCEYKLVWWKKIMIALLLMVIPGCGLVTREDSVSSPSSEAEPVQLTITYAMGDGAHHKGIQTIINDFKKSHLNVQISVVEHTQQAKGYADELSLLDAMGQFPDLVEMRDTQMFADAGLLAELPKSIVGLFDDIPKVNGTIYTAPLKAEVPQGIVYNKKLFREWGLNEPATYQQFLELCQIIRAKGIYPLVVGGKDLWHMGFWTNHFMLDHVYSKDQEWNRKRTAGQVSWTDAGPEEAFRDLKVLWNEDYIVPGFMNIADYQTIDYLVRGKAVMMMSGPWMFSQLKQADPDFEIGFFPVPDRQGRVHIFGLPQPSGWAMTSLAAADPNKAKVIEQFLHFFYSNEEYAKYLQAVGGTPVTKEHTFIQSSELMQEVEQWLDNPDMLKLRGMEHYWGADEIPAGFRNAFYDLVQDMLSGTMSIDDALIEADRIWDERKVRR; from the coding sequence ATGGATTACACAACTAAACATCGTCGGTCATACCTTTGCGAATACAAGCTTGTCTGGTGGAAGAAGATCATGATTGCGTTGCTGCTTATGGTGATTCCAGGCTGCGGCCTTGTAACGAGGGAAGATTCTGTCTCATCGCCTAGCTCTGAAGCGGAGCCTGTTCAATTGACGATTACCTATGCCATGGGAGACGGAGCACACCACAAGGGCATTCAAACAATCATTAATGACTTTAAAAAATCACATCTCAACGTGCAAATTTCGGTAGTTGAACATACACAGCAAGCCAAGGGGTACGCAGATGAACTTTCATTACTTGATGCAATGGGTCAATTCCCCGATCTAGTGGAAATGCGAGATACCCAGATGTTTGCCGATGCAGGTTTGTTAGCTGAGCTGCCGAAGAGTATAGTCGGGCTGTTTGATGACATTCCCAAGGTGAATGGAACAATATATACTGCTCCTCTTAAAGCGGAGGTACCTCAAGGCATTGTGTATAACAAGAAGTTATTTCGGGAATGGGGGCTAAATGAGCCTGCCACGTATCAACAATTTCTTGAACTGTGCCAGATTATTCGAGCCAAGGGGATATATCCGCTTGTTGTCGGCGGCAAGGACTTATGGCATATGGGCTTCTGGACAAATCATTTTATGCTGGATCATGTGTATTCCAAAGATCAGGAGTGGAACCGCAAACGAACCGCAGGTCAGGTTAGCTGGACGGATGCTGGTCCTGAAGAGGCCTTTCGAGATCTGAAAGTATTGTGGAACGAGGATTACATCGTTCCTGGCTTCATGAACATTGCAGATTATCAGACCATTGACTATTTGGTTAGAGGCAAAGCGGTGATGATGATGTCTGGTCCCTGGATGTTCAGTCAGTTGAAGCAAGCCGATCCTGATTTTGAGATAGGGTTCTTTCCGGTTCCTGACCGTCAGGGACGTGTTCATATATTTGGATTGCCGCAGCCTTCAGGCTGGGCTATGACATCTCTGGCTGCTGCCGATCCGAATAAGGCTAAGGTTATCGAGCAATTTTTACATTTTTTCTACAGTAATGAAGAGTATGCGAAGTATTTGCAGGCTGTAGGTGGTACTCCGGTTACCAAGGAGCATACGTTTATTCAGTCTTCCGAGCTTATGCAAGAGGTAGAGCAGTGGCTGGATAATCCGGATATGTTGAAGCTTCGCGGGATGGAGCATTATTGGGGAGCGGACGAGATCCCGGCCGGCTTCCGCAATGCATTCTATGATCTTGTGCAGGACATGCTTTCCGGAACTATGTCGATCGATGATGCATTAATCGAAGCAGACCGAATTTGGGACGAGCGAAAAGTCCGACGTTAG
- a CDS encoding cache domain-containing sensor histidine kinase: protein MKIRPNFTQSLFFKFSVAFLVAGLLPIFVLSMLSLYQFTGQIERHTVNNIQQMMVYMRNNVNDMLRKYDDISNLMYTKAQPDDIFLKESSELYPSGFNSSAMDDFIKTVLFSDANIQNVLFVRAEDGTLNQQSRGSKQMDPFVSYPPIEWDYTLTTNPKKLAVFPYHMEVYYNSQDLVMTFARSWIDTSRGVQNPVQIYGTLFLDIDVNVFDGLLQQSRLGKKDEIFIVNENGIILYSNRRDKIGSRFDEFGVKARGDMIVFSEPLPYIQGKVVGLMSKEDIYSPIIRTKKSVWVAALASFAALFLMGLVFSRMFTRPILQLIRQMIKVESGNLDIELKVGRKDEMGRLANGFNRMVERLKEYINDAYINEIKRKQAELNALKSQIRPHYLYNTLEVIRMSAVANGDRKVADMIHALSDQLQYVIDYGEESVTLAQELEHLRHYFHLIEVRFDHRISLQVELQSPELASAIVLKLILQPIVENSVHHGIRPKGGKGIVLITIERLEGDILSITIYDDGAGMEQEQLESLRIHLKNQDRNMGKSIGIKNVHERIKAAYGSQYGLDMESRPHIGTSVRILLPLNLEVRHEHDSNDSR from the coding sequence ATGAAAATTCGACCGAATTTCACGCAGAGTTTATTTTTCAAGTTCTCTGTTGCTTTTTTAGTGGCAGGCCTTCTTCCGATCTTCGTACTAAGCATGCTCTCTCTGTACCAGTTTACCGGACAAATCGAGCGTCACACGGTCAACAACATACAACAAATGATGGTGTACATGCGTAATAACGTGAACGACATGCTGAGAAAATACGATGATATTTCCAATCTGATGTACACCAAGGCACAACCAGACGACATTTTTCTGAAAGAATCCTCAGAGTTGTATCCGAGTGGATTTAACTCGTCTGCCATGGATGATTTCATTAAAACGGTGCTGTTCAGCGACGCGAATATCCAGAATGTGCTGTTTGTACGAGCAGAGGACGGAACGCTGAACCAGCAATCCCGAGGCAGCAAGCAAATGGATCCTTTTGTCAGTTATCCGCCGATAGAGTGGGACTATACGCTTACTACCAACCCCAAAAAGCTGGCTGTTTTCCCATATCATATGGAGGTATATTACAATTCCCAGGATTTAGTGATGACCTTTGCACGAAGCTGGATCGATACCTCCCGAGGGGTGCAGAATCCGGTTCAAATCTACGGAACCTTATTTCTGGATATCGATGTTAACGTGTTTGACGGTTTGCTTCAGCAATCGAGACTTGGCAAAAAAGATGAAATTTTCATCGTAAATGAAAACGGTATCATTTTATATTCGAACCGACGTGATAAAATCGGTTCCCGTTTTGACGAATTCGGAGTCAAAGCCCGTGGAGATATGATCGTTTTCAGTGAGCCGCTTCCTTATATCCAAGGTAAAGTTGTGGGGTTAATGTCCAAGGAGGATATTTATTCCCCGATTATCCGTACGAAAAAAAGTGTCTGGGTGGCTGCTTTAGCAAGCTTTGCTGCTTTGTTTCTGATGGGCTTGGTATTTTCACGAATGTTCACCAGACCTATTTTGCAGTTAATACGCCAGATGATCAAAGTAGAGTCGGGCAATTTGGATATTGAGTTGAAGGTTGGCCGCAAGGATGAGATGGGACGGCTCGCTAATGGCTTTAACCGAATGGTAGAACGACTCAAAGAATACATTAACGATGCATATATCAATGAAATCAAACGAAAGCAGGCAGAGTTGAACGCACTGAAAAGCCAGATTCGACCGCATTATTTGTATAATACGCTAGAGGTCATTCGCATGAGCGCAGTTGCCAATGGGGATCGAAAGGTAGCTGATATGATCCACGCGCTTTCAGACCAGCTGCAGTATGTTATTGATTATGGGGAAGAGTCTGTAACACTGGCACAAGAGCTAGAGCACCTTCGTCACTATTTTCATCTGATCGAGGTTCGGTTTGACCATCGTATTTCATTACAAGTCGAGCTGCAGTCGCCGGAGCTGGCCTCGGCCATCGTGCTTAAGCTAATTCTTCAGCCCATCGTTGAAAATTCGGTTCATCACGGTATTCGTCCCAAGGGCGGAAAAGGAATCGTATTAATCACAATAGAACGGCTTGAGGGCGATATTCTCAGTATAACCATATACGATGATGGGGCAGGAATGGAGCAAGAACAATTAGAGTCCCTGCGGATTCATTTGAAAAACCAGGATCGAAACATGGGTAAAAGCATTGGTATCAAAAATGTGCATGAACGCATTAAGGCAGCATATGGAAGCCAGTATGGACTAGACATGGAGAGCAGACCGCATATCGGAACCTCGGTACGGATTCTGCTTCCTCTGAACCTGGAGGTGCGGCATGAACACGATTCGAATGATTCTCGCTGA
- a CDS encoding response regulator, with amino-acid sequence MNTIRMILADDEPVILRGLKMLIDWEALGIEIAGEAYDGNELIELIDRCNPDLIVSDICMPGQTGIDVLRYVQASRRTPKVVFISAHKEFDYAQEALKYGALDYLVKPVNTNQLKQVIQKAVLLIRDETEEERKLEKLQHLERDNKDRSFEELLDRLTDGDDKAVHALQKSLNLYDDKHAVVCVADYSRSVQDQLRWQKRERKLIDFAITNVMRESLKNIPNSLFFRKGDMFCYLILCDDSNLPIQVSKTVRDQVRSYLKLDMTIGVGGAVSSLQEAAASFRQALEALDWAYFLSPGHVIPYDTSPAEPAAQLRIEEMQSQLLDHLVESDDANALQEPLSRLLLAIKQAAVSNKHTAISCVYDTLITLRQELQTMGVSLETYNEDFRILLKRISDFDTLLEVEAYVGDFIADIHPLVKSRLGNKEHGQIKQVKEYIEANYAQNITLDSIAGLIYMNPSYFSTFFKKHTGQNYKQYLTEIRMKHARQMLLHSNLMVYEIAEKVGYNSARLFSDMFRKHYGQIPQEFRQSKGTTVHGLHN; translated from the coding sequence ATGAACACGATTCGAATGATTCTCGCTGACGATGAGCCAGTCATCCTGAGAGGCTTAAAAATGCTCATCGATTGGGAGGCGCTCGGTATTGAAATTGCAGGTGAAGCTTATGATGGAAACGAACTGATTGAGTTGATTGATCGCTGCAACCCAGATCTGATTGTCAGTGACATTTGCATGCCCGGCCAAACCGGCATCGATGTACTGAGGTATGTTCAGGCATCCCGGCGAACACCGAAGGTTGTCTTTATTAGCGCCCACAAAGAGTTTGATTATGCGCAGGAGGCATTGAAATATGGGGCACTGGATTATTTGGTCAAGCCCGTGAATACCAATCAGCTGAAGCAAGTGATTCAAAAGGCAGTACTCTTAATCAGGGACGAGACGGAAGAGGAGCGCAAGCTTGAGAAGCTTCAGCATCTGGAGCGGGATAATAAAGACAGATCCTTTGAAGAATTGCTGGATCGTTTGACCGATGGTGATGACAAGGCCGTTCATGCCCTTCAGAAGTCCTTGAACCTGTACGATGACAAACATGCAGTCGTTTGCGTGGCTGATTATAGCCGGAGTGTGCAGGACCAGTTAAGATGGCAGAAGCGAGAACGTAAGCTGATTGATTTTGCCATAACCAATGTTATGCGCGAAAGCTTGAAGAACATCCCAAACAGCTTATTCTTCCGCAAGGGAGACATGTTCTGTTATCTCATTTTATGTGATGATAGCAATTTACCCATTCAAGTGTCAAAAACAGTTCGGGATCAGGTTCGCAGCTATTTGAAGTTAGACATGACGATTGGTGTAGGGGGAGCCGTAAGCTCTCTCCAGGAAGCAGCTGCATCGTTCAGACAAGCACTTGAAGCCTTGGACTGGGCCTACTTTCTAAGCCCCGGACATGTCATTCCCTATGATACGTCTCCGGCAGAACCTGCTGCACAGCTACGTATTGAGGAAATGCAGTCACAGCTACTTGATCACCTGGTTGAGTCAGATGACGCGAATGCTCTCCAAGAGCCCCTTTCACGACTGCTGCTTGCGATCAAGCAGGCTGCAGTCAGCAATAAGCACACAGCTATATCTTGCGTTTACGATACGCTGATAACGCTCCGACAAGAATTACAGACCATGGGGGTTTCGCTGGAGACATATAATGAAGATTTTCGTATTTTGCTTAAGCGAATCAGCGATTTCGATACCCTGCTGGAAGTAGAGGCTTATGTAGGTGATTTTATCGCGGATATTCACCCGTTGGTGAAAAGCCGCCTGGGCAACAAAGAACATGGGCAGATCAAGCAAGTCAAGGAATACATTGAGGCTAATTATGCGCAGAACATTACGCTGGATTCGATAGCGGGGCTCATATACATGAATCCTTCCTACTTTAGCACCTTTTTCAAAAAACATACGGGGCAAAATTATAAACAATATTTGACCGAGATACGAATGAAGCATGCTCGCCAAATGCTGTTGCACTCCAATTTGATGGTCTATGAAATCGCGGAAAAGGTGGGATATAATAGTGCCCGCTTGTTCAGCGATATGTTTCGCAAGCACTATGGTCAGATTCCACAAGAATTCAGGCAATCGAAGGGAACGACGGTACATGGATTACACAACTAA